TCATAGTTATTAATCATTCTCTGAATTTGATCTTTTCCCATTCCAAATCGAAATTATCTTCAAAGGAGGTAATCATATCATCAATCAGATATTCTTCCCACTTATATTGAATTCCGGTGTACATGATAATTAATGACTCTACAATGTCTTCGGTTGATAAATCTTGCCGGATTTCTCTGTTTTTCTGACCTTCCTCAACAATTTCTGCAAAAAAGTCTTTTAATTCTTTTAGGACACCTCGGTAAAACTCCATGGAATTTTCATAGCTATATATGTTTGGGCTCAAAACTATCAATATGATTCTGTAGTCTATCTCATCTTCAATAGTTTCAATATTGATTCCGCTTTGCTTTTGCTTAAAGATTTCAACCATGACATCGTGGATTTTCTCTTTTGCATTTCCCTTTATCTGGGCGAGTTCGTCTATATTGAATTTGATATAATTTATAGCGTATCTTTCAGT
This region of Methanobrevibacter millerae genomic DNA includes:
- a CDS encoding TetR/AcrR family transcriptional regulator codes for the protein MLDTKELILEKTLKLMIEKQNSLVSVREISDATGIATGGIYYYFSNKKQIYDEITERYAINYIKFNIDELAQIKGNAKEKIHDVMVEIFKQKQSGINIETIEDEIDYRIILIVLSPNIYSYENSMEFYRGVLKELKDFFAEIVEEGQKNREIRQDLSTEDIVESLIIMYTGIQYKWEEYLIDDMITSFEDNFDLEWEKIKFRE